A single region of the Candidatus Peregrinibacteria bacterium genome encodes:
- a CDS encoding glucose-6-phosphate isomerase (catalyzes the formation of D-fructose 6-phosphate from D-glucose 6-phosphate), with translation MISLDISGLSQIDSSHGLSLGEIESESSRISGFLEKIHARDQGFYQNEVLENEELVLSIEKFAKKVKGKYDYVVVLGIGGSSLGMIALKDAFGNLFLGTHPQIYILDNIDPVFISECEEVLNLQKTLFLVITKSGGTPETLSQYFYFLKKVEEKKLVLKEHFVFITDPKKGLLREEVEKKGIPSFPVPENVGGRFSVLTAVGLVPAALIDVNIQNLLNGAKAMREKFLSQNISENLPFQIATIQYLLSKKGKNITVMMPYAQKLFRFADWYRQLLAESIGKEKNENGEKVHTGLTPVNALGVTDQHSQAQLYMEGPNDKFILFLEVEKFEKDIEIPLPKEFHDSVHFLENTSFAKLMRVEKKATADALTEYGKPNITVHIPEISEEHLGELFLLFEGAIAFLGEYFGINAFDQPGVELSKNLTKKYLLE, from the coding sequence GGACTTTCTCTGGGTGAAATTGAGTCGGAATCCAGTCGAATTTCAGGATTTTTGGAAAAAATTCATGCACGCGATCAGGGATTTTATCAGAATGAGGTTTTGGAGAATGAAGAGCTCGTTCTCAGCATCGAGAAGTTCGCAAAAAAGGTGAAAGGAAAATATGATTATGTTGTGGTGCTCGGCATTGGCGGGTCTTCCCTCGGAATGATTGCGCTGAAAGATGCTTTCGGAAATCTCTTTTTGGGAACACATCCGCAGATTTATATTCTCGATAATATTGATCCCGTTTTTATTTCTGAATGCGAAGAAGTTTTAAATCTTCAAAAAACACTTTTTCTCGTCATTACGAAATCTGGAGGAACGCCAGAAACGCTTTCGCAATATTTTTATTTTTTAAAAAAAGTTGAAGAGAAGAAGCTTGTTCTTAAAGAACATTTTGTATTCATTACGGATCCAAAAAAAGGACTTCTCCGCGAAGAAGTAGAAAAAAAAGGAATCCCCTCTTTTCCTGTTCCAGAAAATGTGGGCGGGAGATTTTCTGTTTTAACCGCTGTAGGGCTCGTTCCCGCAGCACTCATCGACGTGAATATTCAGAACCTTCTGAATGGAGCAAAGGCGATGCGCGAAAAATTTCTTTCTCAGAATATTTCCGAAAATCTTCCTTTTCAGATCGCGACCATTCAATATTTGCTTTCAAAAAAAGGGAAAAATATTACCGTGATGATGCCGTATGCACAAAAACTCTTTCGATTCGCGGACTGGTATCGTCAACTTCTTGCGGAATCAATTGGAAAGGAAAAAAATGAAAATGGGGAGAAAGTGCACACGGGACTGACTCCCGTAAATGCGCTTGGCGTTACGGATCAGCATTCGCAGGCGCAGCTCTACATGGAAGGGCCGAACGATAAATTTATTCTCTTTCTCGAAGTTGAAAAATTTGAAAAAGACATCGAAATTCCTCTGCCGAAAGAGTTTCATGATTCTGTACATTTTTTGGAAAATACGAGCTTTGCAAAGCTCATGCGAGTTGAGAAAAAAGCAACGGCAGATGCACTTACAGAATATGGAAAACCAAATATTACTGTTCATATTCCTGAGATTTCAGAAGAACATCTCGGGGAACTTTTTCTGCTTTTTGAAGGCGCTATTGCATTCCTTGGGGAATATTTTGGAATAAACGCGTTCGATCAGCCGGGAGTGGAACTTTCTAAAAACCTCACGAAGAAATATCTTCTGGAGTGA